The following coding sequences lie in one Phycicoccus duodecadis genomic window:
- a CDS encoding response regulator transcription factor, with product MSDSHAAAGPASTPAADGVHRVRVLLYSDDITTRDAVRAAAGRRPARDVEVVAWHECATAEAVIEAMDAGGYDIAVLDGETAPVGGLGLCRQLKNEIFRCPPILVLTGRPQDAWLAGWSLADDAVPHPLDPIAVAEAIARLARDRASVG from the coding sequence ATGAGCGACTCCCACGCCGCAGCGGGCCCCGCGTCCACCCCGGCCGCCGACGGCGTCCACCGGGTCCGTGTCCTCCTCTACAGCGACGACATCACCACCCGTGACGCCGTCCGTGCCGCGGCCGGGCGCCGCCCCGCGCGTGACGTCGAGGTCGTCGCGTGGCACGAGTGTGCGACCGCCGAGGCCGTCATCGAGGCGATGGACGCGGGCGGGTACGACATCGCGGTGCTCGACGGCGAGACCGCCCCGGTGGGTGGGCTCGGCCTGTGCCGCCAGCTGAAGAACGAGATCTTCCGGTGCCCTCCGATCCTGGTGCTCACCGGGCGCCCGCAGGACGCCTGGCTGGCCGGCTGGTCGCTGGCCGACGACGCCGTCCCGCACCCCCTCGACCCGATCGCGGTCGCCGAGGCCATCGCCCGGCTCGCCCGCGACCGGGCCAGCGTCGGCTGA
- a CDS encoding cytochrome c oxidase subunit 3: MVAVGTMVWLSSELMFFAALFAFYFTLRGHLPQLWSERTAELNVPFAAANTLVLVISSVWCQLGVWQAERGVPARPAGTRLLRFREWGMREWYVLTYVFGATFVAGQVYEYAHLIADGVTLSSDSYGSIFYLATGFHGMHVTGGLLAFLLIIGRTFTTRRYTHAQATGAVVTSYYWHFVDVVWIALFATIYLLK; the protein is encoded by the coding sequence ATGGTCGCGGTGGGCACGATGGTGTGGCTCTCCAGCGAGCTCATGTTCTTCGCGGCCCTCTTCGCGTTCTACTTCACCCTGCGCGGCCACCTGCCGCAGCTGTGGTCCGAGCGGACGGCCGAGCTCAACGTGCCGTTCGCGGCCGCCAACACCCTGGTGCTGGTCATCTCCTCCGTCTGGTGCCAGCTCGGCGTCTGGCAGGCCGAGCGCGGTGTCCCCGCCCGCCCCGCCGGCACCCGGCTGCTGCGCTTCCGGGAGTGGGGCATGCGCGAGTGGTACGTCCTCACCTACGTCTTCGGCGCCACCTTCGTGGCCGGCCAGGTCTACGAGTACGCGCACCTCATCGCCGACGGCGTCACGCTCTCGTCCGACTCCTACGGCTCGATCTTCTACCTCGCCACCGGCTTCCACGGGATGCACGTCACCGGCGGCCTGCTGGCCTTCCTGCTGATCATCGGGCGCACCTTCACCACCCGCCGCTACACCCACGCCCAGGCGACCGGCGCGGTCGTCACGTCGTACTACTGGCACTTCGTCGACGTGGTGTGGATCGCCCTGTTCGCCACCATCTATCTTCTCAAGTGA
- a CDS encoding cytochrome c, whose amino-acid sequence MNALAARRRHPAAIAVLLMIGLFLTGAVYAAVAPEPADATTQALPAQSVASGKALFRANCASCHGLNAEGRSTGNGNEIAGPPLAGVGAAAVDFQVGTGRMPMTQPGVQASRSESVKFTQEQIADMGAYIASLAPGPAVPSEEAVDPTKGDPARGGQIFRVNCAMCHNFAGAGGALTRGKYAPSLGDVTGKHVYEAMVSGPQSMPVFNDANITPDDKRDVIAFLTTLNQEESPGGMTLGSLGPVTEGLFAWVFGLGILVGCAVWLGSKAA is encoded by the coding sequence GTGAACGCACTGGCAGCCCGGCGCCGGCATCCGGCGGCCATCGCCGTCCTCCTGATGATCGGCCTGTTCCTCACCGGTGCGGTCTACGCGGCCGTGGCCCCCGAGCCGGCCGACGCGACCACCCAGGCCCTCCCGGCCCAGAGCGTCGCGAGCGGCAAGGCCCTCTTCCGCGCCAACTGCGCCTCGTGCCACGGCCTCAACGCCGAGGGCCGCTCCACCGGCAACGGCAACGAGATCGCCGGCCCGCCGCTGGCCGGTGTCGGCGCCGCCGCGGTCGACTTCCAGGTCGGCACCGGCCGGATGCCGATGACCCAGCCCGGCGTGCAGGCCTCCCGCTCCGAGAGCGTGAAGTTCACCCAGGAGCAGATCGCCGACATGGGTGCCTACATCGCCTCCCTGGCGCCCGGGCCGGCCGTGCCCAGCGAGGAAGCCGTCGACCCCACCAAGGGCGACCCCGCGCGCGGTGGCCAGATCTTCCGCGTCAACTGCGCCATGTGCCACAACTTCGCGGGGGCCGGCGGCGCCCTGACCCGCGGCAAGTACGCCCCGTCCCTGGGCGACGTCACGGGCAAGCACGTCTACGAGGCGATGGTCAGCGGGCCGCAGAGCATGCCGGTGTTCAACGACGCCAACATCACCCCCGACGACAAGAGGGACGTCATCGCCTTCCTCACGACCCTCAACCAGGAGGAGAGCCCCGGCGGCATGACGCTGGGGTCGCTCGGCCCGGTCACCGAGGGTCTCTTCGCCTGGGTCTTCGGCCTCGGCATCCTCGTGGGCTGCGCCGTCTGGCTCGGCTCCAAGGCCGCCTGA
- a CDS encoding ubiquinol-cytochrome c reductase iron-sulfur subunit, whose product MNEQDTPTPGTEVAPTTGHGDAVRLDEGHVVGYGGIPDRFVNPGLPTHVPRMADLDQSAADRAEKQVATLFGISILATLLFVVLYYAIDLNETVFIPGIGTTSASNAALGVTLAFSLLGIGFGAVHWAKTLMPDVEVVEERHPLRSSDADREEVVRVLAVDGGSSQITRRPLIKYTLGGALGLFAVPLVVQVAGSLGEMPQKSLSLTWWNGGPSGPGQVPEFKPLRLMKDPENLPIKASDVTIGSVFHVMPEGLLPDPETNEGGAENLLEEKAKAAVLLMRLDPEQIQSQKEIDWGYQGIVAYSKICTHVGCPVGLYEQQTHHLLCPCHQSTFDVTQDCKVIFGPAHRPLPQLKITVDDEGYLVSAQPFREAVGPSFWERG is encoded by the coding sequence ATGAACGAGCAGGACACCCCCACCCCCGGCACCGAGGTGGCCCCCACCACCGGCCACGGTGACGCCGTGCGGCTCGACGAGGGCCACGTCGTCGGGTACGGCGGCATCCCCGACCGCTTCGTCAACCCCGGCCTGCCCACGCACGTGCCGCGGATGGCCGACCTCGACCAGAGCGCCGCCGACCGTGCCGAGAAGCAGGTCGCCACGCTCTTCGGCATCTCGATCCTGGCCACCCTCCTGTTCGTGGTCCTGTACTACGCCATCGACCTCAACGAGACGGTCTTCATCCCGGGCATCGGCACCACCAGCGCCTCCAACGCCGCCCTCGGGGTCACCCTGGCGTTCTCGCTGCTCGGCATCGGCTTCGGCGCCGTGCACTGGGCCAAGACGCTGATGCCCGACGTCGAGGTCGTCGAGGAGCGCCACCCGCTGCGCTCCAGCGACGCCGACCGCGAGGAGGTCGTCCGCGTCCTGGCCGTCGACGGGGGCTCCTCGCAGATCACCCGCCGCCCCCTCATCAAGTACACCCTGGGCGGCGCCCTCGGCCTGTTCGCGGTGCCGCTCGTGGTGCAGGTGGCCGGCTCCCTCGGCGAGATGCCGCAGAAGAGCTTGTCGCTCACCTGGTGGAACGGCGGCCCCAGCGGCCCCGGCCAGGTCCCCGAGTTCAAGCCGCTGCGCCTGATGAAGGACCCCGAGAACCTGCCCATCAAGGCCAGCGACGTCACCATCGGCTCGGTCTTCCACGTGATGCCCGAGGGCCTGCTCCCCGACCCCGAGACCAACGAGGGCGGCGCCGAGAACCTCCTCGAGGAGAAGGCGAAGGCCGCCGTGCTCCTCATGCGGCTCGACCCCGAGCAGATCCAGTCCCAGAAGGAGATCGACTGGGGCTACCAGGGCATCGTCGCGTACTCCAAGATCTGCACCCACGTGGGCTGCCCGGTGGGCCTCTACGAGCAGCAGACCCATCACCTGCTCTGCCCCTGCCACCAGTCAACCTTCGACGTGACCCAGGACTGCAAGGTCATCTTCGGGCCGGCGCACCGCCCTCTGCCACAATTGAAGATCACGGTCGACGACGAGGGCTACCTCGTCTCCGCACAGCCGTTCCGCGAAGCGGTCGGCCCGAGCTTCTGGGAGCGTGGCTGA
- a CDS encoding cytochrome b, with the protein MTATTDRPADALRDGDRTPPTPTSAGVRKIGGLAGWVDERTGAAKPVGYLMKKVFPDHWSFMLGEIAMYSMIICLITGAFLTFWFVPSMGETIYDGSYVPLRGVRMSEAYASAVHISFDIKGGLIIRQIHHWAALMFVVAIVVHMFRVFFTGAFRKPREINWVIGSVLALLAIIEGFAGYSLPDDLLSGTGIRAMAGFVQTSPVIGTYLVYGIFGGPFPGEMIIPRLYSAHVLLIPAILVGLFTAHIGLVALQKHTQFPGPGRTNDNVVGYPVMPVYAAKAGGFFFIVFGVLALMAALVQINPVWAYGPYDPSPVTAGSQPDWYMGFADGALRLLPGWLEVNAFGYTLSMNIIPGALILLPLVYVVIGAYPFVERFVTKDEREHHLLQRPRNAPVRTAIGMAGATAYTVLMFASGNDIMAIQLGMSINDLTWFFRIGFFVLPPIVFWVTKRMCLSLQRRDREQVLHGRESGTIIRTPDGRYFERHETELPQDQWLLVQHEPVAPLQLEPETDEHGVARPAARKDRVRAALSRFYFADAVNPVTPAELAAAQHHGHETEAIEAPRHAREIESAEAAESAEVAGRR; encoded by the coding sequence ATGACGGCGACCACCGACCGCCCCGCCGACGCCCTGCGCGACGGCGACCGCACGCCGCCCACGCCCACCTCGGCCGGCGTCCGCAAGATCGGCGGCCTCGCCGGCTGGGTCGACGAGCGCACCGGCGCGGCCAAGCCGGTCGGCTACCTCATGAAGAAGGTCTTCCCCGACCACTGGTCCTTCATGCTGGGCGAGATCGCGATGTACTCGATGATCATCTGCCTGATCACCGGGGCCTTCCTGACCTTCTGGTTCGTGCCCAGCATGGGCGAGACCATCTACGACGGCTCCTACGTGCCACTGCGCGGGGTCCGGATGTCGGAGGCCTACGCCTCCGCGGTGCACATCTCGTTCGACATCAAGGGCGGCCTGATCATCCGCCAGATCCACCACTGGGCCGCGCTGATGTTCGTGGTCGCGATCGTGGTGCACATGTTCCGCGTCTTCTTCACGGGCGCCTTCCGCAAGCCGCGTGAGATCAACTGGGTCATCGGCTCGGTGCTGGCCCTGCTCGCCATCATCGAGGGGTTCGCGGGCTACTCCCTCCCCGACGACCTGCTCTCCGGCACCGGCATCCGGGCCATGGCCGGCTTCGTGCAGACCTCGCCGGTCATCGGGACCTACCTGGTCTACGGCATCTTCGGGGGCCCGTTCCCCGGCGAGATGATCATCCCCCGGCTCTACTCGGCCCACGTGCTGCTCATCCCGGCCATCCTGGTCGGCCTCTTCACCGCGCACATCGGCCTGGTGGCGCTCCAGAAGCACACCCAGTTCCCCGGCCCCGGCCGCACCAACGACAATGTGGTCGGCTACCCGGTGATGCCGGTGTACGCCGCCAAGGCCGGCGGCTTCTTCTTCATCGTCTTCGGGGTGCTCGCGCTCATGGCCGCGCTGGTGCAGATCAACCCGGTCTGGGCCTACGGGCCGTACGACCCCTCCCCCGTCACCGCCGGCTCTCAGCCCGACTGGTACATGGGCTTCGCCGACGGTGCGCTGCGCCTGCTGCCCGGCTGGCTCGAGGTCAACGCCTTCGGCTACACGCTGTCGATGAACATCATCCCCGGCGCGCTCATCCTGCTCCCGCTGGTGTACGTCGTCATCGGCGCGTACCCGTTCGTCGAGCGGTTCGTGACCAAGGACGAGCGCGAGCACCACCTGCTCCAGCGCCCGCGCAACGCTCCGGTGCGGACCGCCATCGGCATGGCGGGGGCCACGGCCTACACCGTGCTGATGTTCGCCTCGGGCAACGACATCATGGCGATCCAGCTGGGCATGTCGATCAATGACCTCACCTGGTTCTTCCGGATCGGCTTCTTCGTGCTGCCCCCCATCGTGTTCTGGGTGACCAAGCGGATGTGCCTGTCCCTGCAGCGGCGCGACCGCGAGCAGGTCCTGCACGGCCGTGAGTCGGGCACCATCATCCGCACCCCCGACGGCCGCTACTTCGAGCGGCACGAGACCGAGCTGCCGCAGGACCAGTGGCTCCTCGTGCAGCACGAGCCGGTGGCCCCGCTCCAGCTCGAGCCCGAGACCGACGAGCACGGGGTGGCCCGCCCGGCCGCCCGCAAGGACCGCGTGCGCGCCGCGCTCTCGCGGTTCTACTTCGCCGACGCCGTCAACCCGGTCACCCCGGCCGAGCTCGCCGCCGCCCAGCACCACGGCCACGAGACCGAGGCCATCGAGGCTCCGCGGCACGCCCGCGAGATCGAGTCCGCCGAGGCGGCCGAGTCCGCCGAGGTCGCCGGGCGCCGCTGA
- a CDS encoding serine hydrolase domain-containing protein, translating into MSPATPPSGPLLPPSTPEDQGVPSAALLALVRRWEDRGLEPHSVTVLRHGHTVAEGWWAPYHRDGVQLMYSVSKTFTACAVGFGVAEGLLRLDERVVDLFPESAHRAGPRAAALTLHDLLAMRTGHRVDTLTWREHSPAQFPDVFLATEPEEEPGWFVYNNGATLMAALAVQRRSGQRLLDYLRPRLLEPLGLDHAAWSAEDGVDLGYSGLHVPTAALARLGELVLRDGRWQGRRVLPAGWVATMTALHTDTSVHPGEVEWQQGYGYQMWRCRHGAVRADGAYGQVSVVVPEAELVVALTGCTERTQETLDAIWEELLPHLAGAPLPPAPAAHAALTEALAAASLPAPSGAPQPSGPTPADGPWSYAHTPTEEVPLLERVEVAPAAGGHGWTLRLTEGEDALEVPCGADGWPQTTTSGPWTASGGWSAPGVFEARVVAVQTPHVLHLRCADGVATTTWNGLPLNRPVLRRLRAPA; encoded by the coding sequence GTGAGCCCCGCCACGCCGCCCTCCGGCCCCCTCCTGCCCCCCAGCACGCCCGAGGACCAGGGAGTGCCCTCCGCCGCCCTGCTGGCCCTGGTGCGGCGCTGGGAGGACCGCGGGCTCGAGCCCCACAGTGTCACCGTCCTGCGCCACGGCCACACCGTCGCCGAGGGCTGGTGGGCGCCGTACCACCGCGACGGGGTCCAGCTGATGTACTCCGTGAGCAAGACCTTCACGGCGTGCGCCGTGGGCTTCGGGGTCGCCGAGGGCCTGCTGCGCCTCGACGAGCGCGTGGTCGACCTGTTCCCCGAGTCGGCCCACCGTGCCGGGCCGCGCGCCGCCGCCCTCACCCTGCACGACCTCCTCGCGATGCGCACCGGCCACCGCGTCGACACCCTCACCTGGCGCGAGCACTCCCCCGCGCAGTTCCCGGACGTCTTCCTGGCCACCGAGCCCGAGGAGGAGCCGGGGTGGTTCGTCTACAACAACGGCGCCACCCTGATGGCCGCCCTGGCGGTGCAGCGCCGCAGCGGCCAGCGGCTCCTGGACTACCTGCGGCCCCGGCTGCTGGAACCGCTCGGCCTGGACCACGCCGCCTGGAGCGCCGAGGACGGGGTCGACCTCGGCTACTCCGGCCTGCACGTCCCGACGGCCGCCCTGGCCCGCCTGGGCGAGCTGGTGCTGCGTGACGGGCGCTGGCAGGGCCGCCGCGTGCTCCCGGCCGGCTGGGTCGCCACCATGACGGCGCTGCACACCGACACGTCGGTGCATCCCGGCGAGGTGGAGTGGCAGCAGGGCTACGGCTACCAGATGTGGCGCTGCCGCCACGGGGCGGTGCGGGCCGACGGGGCCTACGGGCAGGTCTCGGTCGTGGTGCCGGAGGCCGAGCTGGTGGTGGCGCTCACGGGATGCACCGAGCGCACCCAGGAGACCCTCGACGCCATCTGGGAGGAGCTGCTGCCCCACCTGGCCGGCGCCCCGCTGCCCCCCGCCCCGGCCGCCCACGCGGCCCTGACCGAGGCCTTGGCCGCCGCGAGCCTCCCGGCACCGTCGGGCGCCCCGCAGCCCAGCGGGCCCACCCCCGCCGACGGGCCGTGGTCCTACGCCCACACCCCCACCGAGGAGGTCCCCCTCCTGGAGCGGGTCGAGGTGGCGCCCGCTGCGGGCGGTCACGGTTGGACCCTGCGGCTCACCGAGGGCGAGGACGCCCTCGAGGTGCCGTGCGGCGCCGACGGATGGCCGCAGACGACGACCTCCGGCCCCTGGACGGCCTCCGGCGGCTGGAGCGCGCCAGGAGTGTTCGAGGCCCGCGTCGTGGCCGTGCAGACCCCCCACGTGCTGCACCTGCGCTGCGCCGACGGGGTGGCCACCACCACCTGGAACGGCCTGCCCCTCAACCGGCCGGTGCTGCGCCGGCTGCGGGCCCCGGCCTGA
- a CDS encoding metallopeptidase family protein, whose product MGPLGPEAFDAIVGDALDDVPAELLGMLDNVVFLVEDEPPADDPDLLGVYDGIPLTERDDGWAAGALPDRIVLFRGPLTRMCADVEELTDEIAVTVVHEIAHHVGIDDAALHELGWG is encoded by the coding sequence ATGGGGCCCCTGGGGCCCGAGGCCTTCGACGCCATCGTCGGGGACGCCCTGGACGACGTGCCGGCAGAGCTGCTGGGCATGCTCGACAACGTCGTCTTCCTCGTCGAGGACGAGCCCCCCGCCGACGACCCGGACCTGCTGGGGGTCTACGACGGCATCCCGCTCACCGAGCGCGACGACGGCTGGGCGGCCGGGGCCCTACCCGACCGCATCGTGCTGTTCCGCGGCCCGCTGACCCGGATGTGCGCCGATGTCGAGGAGCTCACCGACGAGATCGCGGTGACCGTCGTGCACGAGATCGCGCACCACGTCGGCATCGACGACGCCGCGCTGCACGAGCTCGGCTGGGGCTGA
- a CDS encoding cytochrome c oxidase subunit 4 has protein sequence MRAMERIGILIGVFAFTVAAIYWAWTHSTVLGTEWVGVVGLILAGLLGFMIAWYLWMTRRKLDRDPSDDPLGDIDEIQGDYGFFSPHSWQPLFLGASAAIIFLGLAAGWWLVMIGVLLAGPAIVGWTFEYWKGPKAL, from the coding sequence ATGCGCGCCATGGAGCGGATCGGCATCCTCATCGGGGTGTTCGCCTTCACCGTCGCCGCCATCTACTGGGCCTGGACGCACTCGACCGTCCTCGGTACCGAGTGGGTCGGCGTCGTCGGCCTCATCCTCGCCGGCCTGCTGGGCTTCATGATCGCCTGGTACCTGTGGATGACGCGGCGCAAGCTCGACCGCGACCCGTCCGACGACCCGTTGGGCGACATCGACGAGATCCAGGGCGACTACGGCTTCTTCAGCCCGCACAGCTGGCAGCCGCTGTTCCTCGGCGCGTCGGCCGCCATCATCTTCCTCGGCCTGGCCGCGGGCTGGTGGCTGGTCATGATCGGCGTGCTCCTCGCCGGGCCGGCCATCGTGGGCTGGACCTTCGAGTACTGGAAGGGCCCCAAGGCCCTCTGA
- the ctaD gene encoding cytochrome c oxidase subunit I, with amino-acid sequence MFRETTTTTSTRVRPRTAPGSIVVKWITTTDHKVIGNLYFITSFIWFLLGGVMALVIRAELAEPGLQIVDTPTQYNQLFTMHGTIMLLLFATPLFAGFANALMPLQIGAPDVSFPRLNMFAYWLYLFGGLIAGAGFLTPNGAAAFGWFAYAPLSDSTYSPGVGGDLWVFGLALGGFGTILGAVNFITTILTMRAPGMTMFRMPIFTWTVLITSILVLIAFPALAAALFALGADRRFGAQIFAPESGGAMMWQHIFWFFGHPEVYIIALPFFGLISEILPVFSRKPIFGYKTLVYATIAIAALSVSVWAHHMYATGEVLLPFFAIMTMLIAVPTGVKFFNWIGTMWGGKLEFATPLYWAIGFLVTFLFGGLTGVILASPALDFQLSDSYFVVAHFHYVVFGTVVFAMFAGFYFWWPKLTGRMLDEKLGKIHFWMLFIGFHTTFFVQHILGAQGMPRRYADYLPEDGFTLGNQISTAGAFLLGASMLPFFYNVWKTWKYAPLVESDDPWGYGGSLEWATSCPPPRHNFDRIPRIRSERPAFDLHHPEAAPATSVHPDARATERSSLVSALGPADIDEQAFLDETDQKTKD; translated from the coding sequence ATGTTCCGTGAGACGACCACCACGACCTCGACCCGCGTGCGCCCCCGCACGGCGCCGGGCTCGATCGTGGTCAAGTGGATCACCACCACCGACCACAAGGTCATCGGCAACCTCTACTTCATCACCTCGTTCATCTGGTTCCTGCTCGGCGGCGTGATGGCCCTGGTCATCCGCGCCGAGCTCGCGGAGCCGGGTCTGCAGATCGTCGACACCCCCACCCAGTACAACCAGCTGTTCACCATGCACGGCACGATCATGCTGCTGCTGTTCGCGACGCCGCTGTTCGCCGGCTTCGCCAACGCGCTGATGCCGCTGCAGATCGGCGCCCCCGACGTGTCGTTCCCGCGGCTGAACATGTTCGCGTACTGGCTCTACCTCTTCGGCGGCCTCATCGCCGGCGCCGGCTTCCTCACCCCCAACGGGGCGGCCGCCTTCGGCTGGTTCGCCTACGCGCCGCTGTCCGACAGCACCTACAGCCCGGGGGTCGGCGGTGACCTCTGGGTCTTCGGCCTCGCCCTCGGTGGCTTCGGCACCATCCTCGGCGCGGTCAACTTCATCACGACGATCCTGACGATGCGCGCCCCCGGCATGACGATGTTCCGGATGCCGATCTTCACCTGGACCGTCCTGATCACCTCGATCCTGGTGCTGATCGCCTTCCCCGCCCTGGCCGCCGCGCTGTTCGCCCTGGGCGCCGACCGACGGTTCGGGGCGCAGATCTTCGCCCCCGAGAGCGGCGGGGCCATGATGTGGCAGCACATCTTCTGGTTCTTCGGCCACCCCGAGGTCTACATCATCGCGCTGCCGTTCTTCGGCCTGATCTCCGAGATCCTCCCGGTGTTCTCGCGCAAGCCGATCTTCGGCTACAAGACCCTCGTGTACGCCACCATCGCGATCGCCGCCCTGTCCGTCTCGGTGTGGGCGCACCACATGTACGCGACCGGCGAGGTCCTGCTGCCGTTCTTCGCGATCATGACGATGCTGATCGCGGTACCCACCGGGGTGAAGTTCTTCAACTGGATCGGCACCATGTGGGGCGGCAAGCTCGAGTTCGCCACGCCCCTGTACTGGGCCATTGGCTTCCTGGTCACGTTCCTCTTCGGCGGCCTGACCGGCGTCATCCTGGCCAGCCCGGCCCTGGACTTCCAGCTGTCCGACAGCTACTTCGTGGTGGCGCACTTCCACTACGTGGTCTTCGGCACCGTGGTCTTCGCGATGTTCGCGGGCTTCTACTTCTGGTGGCCCAAGCTCACCGGCCGGATGCTCGACGAGAAGCTGGGCAAGATCCACTTCTGGATGCTGTTCATCGGCTTCCACACCACGTTCTTCGTCCAGCACATCCTCGGCGCCCAGGGCATGCCCCGCCGGTACGCCGACTACCTGCCCGAGGACGGCTTCACCCTCGGCAACCAGATCTCCACGGCGGGCGCGTTCCTGCTCGGGGCCTCGATGCTGCCGTTCTTCTACAACGTCTGGAAGACCTGGAAGTACGCGCCGCTCGTCGAGTCCGACGACCCGTGGGGCTACGGCGGCTCGCTCGAGTGGGCCACGTCGTGCCCGCCGCCGCGGCACAACTTCGACCGGATCCCGCGGATCCGTTCCGAGCGCCCCGCGTTCGACCTGCACCACCCCGAGGCGGCTCCGGCCACCTCGGTGCACCCCGACGCGAGGGCCACCGAGCGCAGCTCGCTCGTCTCGGCGCTCGGCCCGGCCGACATCGACGAGCAGGCCTTCCTCGACGAGACCGACCAGAAGACGAAGGACTGA
- the coxB gene encoding cytochrome c oxidase subunit II — MRQHDLFSARRPVRRLGTWAAVGALTATALAGCASGDLRGSASSGWLPHAVTQGGERVTTLWIGAWITLIGVGLLVIGLILWCLVAYRRKKDDTELPVQLRYNIPIEILYTVVPMLMVVVFFYYTARDEAALVDTSTKPDVTVNVIGKQWSWDFNYLEADVHEVGTQAILTGEPGAEKTIPTLYLPVNERTEFVLTTRDVNHSFWIPAFLQKMDMIPSRVNRFQVVPTQEGQFKGKCAELCGAYHSQMLFNVKVVSRQEFDAHMADLRAAGQTGMLDNTLNRSQLMDGQTVTTGGN, encoded by the coding sequence GTGCGCCAGCACGACCTCTTCTCGGCCCGACGCCCCGTCCGCCGGCTCGGCACCTGGGCTGCCGTCGGAGCCCTGACGGCCACCGCGCTCGCCGGCTGTGCGAGCGGCGACCTGCGCGGCTCCGCCTCCTCCGGCTGGCTCCCGCACGCGGTGACCCAGGGGGGCGAGCGCGTCACCACGCTGTGGATCGGCGCCTGGATCACCCTGATCGGCGTCGGCCTGCTCGTCATCGGCCTGATCCTCTGGTGCCTGGTGGCGTACCGCCGCAAGAAGGACGACACCGAGCTGCCCGTGCAGCTGCGCTACAACATCCCGATCGAGATCCTCTACACCGTCGTCCCGATGCTGATGGTGGTGGTGTTCTTCTACTACACCGCCCGCGACGAGGCCGCGCTGGTCGACACCTCGACCAAGCCCGATGTCACCGTCAACGTCATCGGCAAGCAGTGGAGCTGGGACTTCAACTATCTCGAGGCCGACGTGCACGAGGTCGGGACCCAGGCCATCCTCACCGGCGAGCCGGGGGCCGAGAAGACCATCCCCACCCTGTACCTGCCGGTGAACGAGCGCACCGAGTTCGTGCTCACGACCCGCGACGTCAACCACTCGTTCTGGATCCCCGCCTTCCTGCAGAAGATGGACATGATCCCGAGCCGGGTCAACCGCTTCCAGGTCGTGCCGACCCAGGAGGGGCAGTTCAAGGGCAAGTGCGCCGAGCTGTGCGGCGCCTACCACTCGCAGATGCTCTTCAACGTCAAGGTCGTCTCCCGTCAGGAGTTCGACGCCCACATGGCCGACCTGCGGGCCGCCGGACAGACGGGCATGCTCGACAACACCCTGAACCGTTCGCAGCTGATGGACGGCCAGACCGTCACCACCGGAGGGAACTGA